Proteins encoded within one genomic window of Arachis ipaensis cultivar K30076 chromosome B08, Araip1.1, whole genome shotgun sequence:
- the LOC107611882 gene encoding G-type lectin S-receptor-like serine/threonine-protein kinase At4g27290 isoform X2: protein MQNLKVLLWFWSFLFSLILRTSTSMDSIALSQSISDGETLISRGGTFEVGFFKPGNSNSQYFGICTNSTVWSSNMSRKSENRNLVAQILDSGNLVVKDGHDEKQILWQSFDYPSDTFLPGMKLGLDLVTGLERSVSSWKSTDDPSRGYYEAKIDRRGYPQVVITNGTVIMVRLGPWTGLTFSGATLYLRYTQLSNEFVFNEKEIFYEYNLLNISNFVRIVVTTWGNLQSFHWLRQTGSWETLLSMPATQCDKYAVCGANSICSVFNTAFPTCACLNGFEPNYPEKWKESHWSDGCVRITPLSCSKDGFKKLTNMVLPDTSSSWYNKTMNLQECEDLCLKNCSCTAYANLDIRGQGSGCLIWFHDLIDMKEGVNELYIRTTISDLEDNQNNDSSKKKLAGIIVGSALLVMCLVLGLAIYVWRNKPKKPEIFCWKQHACKIENEDVDLPSFELSTIASATNHFSNGNKLGEGGFGPVYKGVLANGVEIAVKRLSKNSQQGLQEFKTEVQLIAKLQHRNLVKLLGCCIQQKEKLLIYEFMPNRSLDYFIFDDSRRKLLDWGKRFQIIGGTARGLVYLHQDSRLRVIHRDLKTSNILLDKGIDPKISDFGLARTFGGDQTVANTKRVMGTHGYISPEYAVRGSFSMKSDVFSFGVIVLEVVSAKRNREFSIPHQDLNLLGYAWKLWSEGRSLELVDESLGDSVDEAQVLRCIHIGLLCVQERPEQRPNMSSVIHMLNDDKPLAPPKQPAFYPHQESSSSPINNETCSKNDVSITLLEAR from the exons ATGCAGAACTTGAAGGTTCTGCTATGGTTTTGGTCTTTCCTATTCTCACTTATATTAAGAACCTCCACTTCAATGGACAGTATAGCCCTGAGTCAGTCCATCAGTGATGGAGAGACATTAATTTCGCGCGGAGGAACCTTTGAAGTTGGCTTCTTTAAACCAGGAAACTCAAATAGCCAATACTTCGGCATCTG CACCAACAGCACTGTGTGGTCCTCCAACATGTCAAGAAAATCAGAGAATCGGAATCTAGTTGCGCAGATCTTGGACTCAGGAAACCTTGTTGTTAAAGATGGACATGATGAGAAGCAAATTCTGTGGCAGAGCTTTGATTATCCCAGTGACACATTCTTGCCAGGAATGAAGCTTGGATTGGATCTTGTGACAGGCCTAGAGAGATCTGTATCGTCGTGGAAGAGCACCGATGATCCTAGCCGTGGATACTACGAAGCTAAAATAGACCGTAGAGGCTATCCACAAGTAGTTATAACAAATGGAACCGTTATAATGGTTAGATTAGGACCATGGACTGGTCTTACTTTCTCAGGGGCTACACTTTACTTGCGCTATACTCAACTGTCAAATGAATTTGTATTCAATGAGAAAGAGATATTTTATGAGTACAATCTTTTGAATATATCTAATTTTGTGAGAATTGTGGTGACAACTTGGGGAAATCTTCAGTCTTTTCATTGGTTAAGACAAACCGGCAGCTGGGAGACTCTTCTTTCAATGCCGGCGACACAATGTGACAAGTATGCAGTGTGTGGTGCAAATTCTATCTGTAGTGTCTTTAACACTGCATTTCCAACCTGTGCATGCCTGAACGGATTTGAACCAAATTATCCTGAAAAATGGAAGGAATCACATTGGTCTGATGGTTGTGTTAGGATCACTCCATTGAGCTGCAGCAAAGATGGATTTAAGAAGCTCACAAACATGGTGCTGCCTGACACATCTTCTTCCTGGTACAACAAGACCATGAACTTGCAAGAATGTGAGGATTTGTGTCTGAAAAATTGTTCTTGCACAGCATATGCTAATTTGGATATCCGCGGCCAAGGAAGTGGGTGCTTAATTTGGTTTCATGATCTCATTGACATGAAAGAAGGGGTAAATGAACTTTATATCCGAACAACTATTTCAGATCTAG AAGATAATCAGAACAATGATTCCAGCAAGAAGAAGCTAGCAGGAATCATCGTTGGATCCGCATTGTTAGTCATGTGCTTAGTACTTGGACTGGCAATCTATGTATGGAGAAACAAACCTAAGAAGCCAG AAATATTCTGCTGGAAGCAACATGCTTGCAAAATAGAAAATGAGGATGTTGATCTTCCAAGCTTTGAGTTATCAACCATAGCTTCTGCCACTAATCACTTCTCTAATGGCAACAAATTAGGTGAAGGTGGATTTGGACCTGTGTACAAG GGTGTACTCGCAAATGGGGTAGAGATTGCTGTCAAGAGGCTTTCCAAGAATTCTCAGCAAGGACTTCAGGAGTTCAAAACTGAAGTTCAGTTAATTGCTAAACTTCAGCATCGCAATCTTGTAAAACTTCTTGGTTGTTGCATTCAACAAAAAGAGAAGCTCTTGATTTATGAGTTCATGCCCAATAGGAGTTTGGACTACTTCATTTTTG ATGATTCTAGAAGAAAATTATTGGATTGGGGCAAGCGATTTCAAATTATTGGCGGGACAGCTCGAGGACTAGTCTATCTACATCAAGACTCTAGGCTAAGAGTCATTCATAGAGACTTGAAAACGAGCAATATCCTTCTTGATAAGGGTATAGATCCTAAAATATCAGACTTTGGCCTTGCTAGGACGTTTGGAGGAGATCAAACTGTGGCAAATACAAAGAGAGTCATGGGAACTCA TGGTTATATCTCTCCGGAGTATGCAGTGCGTGGTTCTTTCTCAATGAAATCCGATGTGTTCAGCTTTGGTGTAATCGTACTTGAGGTAGTGAGTGCGAAGAGGAACAGGGAATTCTCAATTCCACACCAAGATCTGAACCTTCTTGGATAT GCATGGAAATTGTGGAGTGAAGGAAGGTCTCTGGAGCTGGTAGATGAATCACTTGGTGATTCAGTTGATGAAGCTCAAGTGTTGAGATGCATTCACATAGGGCTTTTGTGTGTGCAAGAGAGACCAGAACAAAGGCCTAACATGTCATCAGTAATCCATATGCTCAATGATGATAAGCCGCTTGCTCCGCCAAAGCAGCCCGCATTTTATCCTCACCAAGAAAGTAGTTCTTCACCCATAAACAATGAAACCTGTTCAAAAAATGATGTTTCCATCACATTGTTAGAGGCAAGATAG
- the LOC107611882 gene encoding G-type lectin S-receptor-like serine/threonine-protein kinase At4g27290 isoform X1: MQNLKVLLWFWSFLFSLILRTSTSMDSIALSQSISDGETLISRGGTFEVGFFKPGNSNSQYFGIWYYNVSPLTVVWVANREKPLNNTSGILKVTDQGLVLVDGSTNSTVWSSNMSRKSENRNLVAQILDSGNLVVKDGHDEKQILWQSFDYPSDTFLPGMKLGLDLVTGLERSVSSWKSTDDPSRGYYEAKIDRRGYPQVVITNGTVIMVRLGPWTGLTFSGATLYLRYTQLSNEFVFNEKEIFYEYNLLNISNFVRIVVTTWGNLQSFHWLRQTGSWETLLSMPATQCDKYAVCGANSICSVFNTAFPTCACLNGFEPNYPEKWKESHWSDGCVRITPLSCSKDGFKKLTNMVLPDTSSSWYNKTMNLQECEDLCLKNCSCTAYANLDIRGQGSGCLIWFHDLIDMKEGVNELYIRTTISDLEDNQNNDSSKKKLAGIIVGSALLVMCLVLGLAIYVWRNKPKKPEIFCWKQHACKIENEDVDLPSFELSTIASATNHFSNGNKLGEGGFGPVYKGVLANGVEIAVKRLSKNSQQGLQEFKTEVQLIAKLQHRNLVKLLGCCIQQKEKLLIYEFMPNRSLDYFIFDDSRRKLLDWGKRFQIIGGTARGLVYLHQDSRLRVIHRDLKTSNILLDKGIDPKISDFGLARTFGGDQTVANTKRVMGTHGYISPEYAVRGSFSMKSDVFSFGVIVLEVVSAKRNREFSIPHQDLNLLGYAWKLWSEGRSLELVDESLGDSVDEAQVLRCIHIGLLCVQERPEQRPNMSSVIHMLNDDKPLAPPKQPAFYPHQESSSSPINNETCSKNDVSITLLEAR; this comes from the exons ATGCAGAACTTGAAGGTTCTGCTATGGTTTTGGTCTTTCCTATTCTCACTTATATTAAGAACCTCCACTTCAATGGACAGTATAGCCCTGAGTCAGTCCATCAGTGATGGAGAGACATTAATTTCGCGCGGAGGAACCTTTGAAGTTGGCTTCTTTAAACCAGGAAACTCAAATAGCCAATACTTCGGCATCTGGTATTATAATGTGTCCCCTTTAACAGTAGTATGGGTGGCCAATAGAGAAAAACCACTCAACAACACATCTGGAATTCTAAAAGTCACTGATCAAGGACTTGTTCTTGTTGATGGCAGCACCAACAGCACTGTGTGGTCCTCCAACATGTCAAGAAAATCAGAGAATCGGAATCTAGTTGCGCAGATCTTGGACTCAGGAAACCTTGTTGTTAAAGATGGACATGATGAGAAGCAAATTCTGTGGCAGAGCTTTGATTATCCCAGTGACACATTCTTGCCAGGAATGAAGCTTGGATTGGATCTTGTGACAGGCCTAGAGAGATCTGTATCGTCGTGGAAGAGCACCGATGATCCTAGCCGTGGATACTACGAAGCTAAAATAGACCGTAGAGGCTATCCACAAGTAGTTATAACAAATGGAACCGTTATAATGGTTAGATTAGGACCATGGACTGGTCTTACTTTCTCAGGGGCTACACTTTACTTGCGCTATACTCAACTGTCAAATGAATTTGTATTCAATGAGAAAGAGATATTTTATGAGTACAATCTTTTGAATATATCTAATTTTGTGAGAATTGTGGTGACAACTTGGGGAAATCTTCAGTCTTTTCATTGGTTAAGACAAACCGGCAGCTGGGAGACTCTTCTTTCAATGCCGGCGACACAATGTGACAAGTATGCAGTGTGTGGTGCAAATTCTATCTGTAGTGTCTTTAACACTGCATTTCCAACCTGTGCATGCCTGAACGGATTTGAACCAAATTATCCTGAAAAATGGAAGGAATCACATTGGTCTGATGGTTGTGTTAGGATCACTCCATTGAGCTGCAGCAAAGATGGATTTAAGAAGCTCACAAACATGGTGCTGCCTGACACATCTTCTTCCTGGTACAACAAGACCATGAACTTGCAAGAATGTGAGGATTTGTGTCTGAAAAATTGTTCTTGCACAGCATATGCTAATTTGGATATCCGCGGCCAAGGAAGTGGGTGCTTAATTTGGTTTCATGATCTCATTGACATGAAAGAAGGGGTAAATGAACTTTATATCCGAACAACTATTTCAGATCTAG AAGATAATCAGAACAATGATTCCAGCAAGAAGAAGCTAGCAGGAATCATCGTTGGATCCGCATTGTTAGTCATGTGCTTAGTACTTGGACTGGCAATCTATGTATGGAGAAACAAACCTAAGAAGCCAG AAATATTCTGCTGGAAGCAACATGCTTGCAAAATAGAAAATGAGGATGTTGATCTTCCAAGCTTTGAGTTATCAACCATAGCTTCTGCCACTAATCACTTCTCTAATGGCAACAAATTAGGTGAAGGTGGATTTGGACCTGTGTACAAG GGTGTACTCGCAAATGGGGTAGAGATTGCTGTCAAGAGGCTTTCCAAGAATTCTCAGCAAGGACTTCAGGAGTTCAAAACTGAAGTTCAGTTAATTGCTAAACTTCAGCATCGCAATCTTGTAAAACTTCTTGGTTGTTGCATTCAACAAAAAGAGAAGCTCTTGATTTATGAGTTCATGCCCAATAGGAGTTTGGACTACTTCATTTTTG ATGATTCTAGAAGAAAATTATTGGATTGGGGCAAGCGATTTCAAATTATTGGCGGGACAGCTCGAGGACTAGTCTATCTACATCAAGACTCTAGGCTAAGAGTCATTCATAGAGACTTGAAAACGAGCAATATCCTTCTTGATAAGGGTATAGATCCTAAAATATCAGACTTTGGCCTTGCTAGGACGTTTGGAGGAGATCAAACTGTGGCAAATACAAAGAGAGTCATGGGAACTCA TGGTTATATCTCTCCGGAGTATGCAGTGCGTGGTTCTTTCTCAATGAAATCCGATGTGTTCAGCTTTGGTGTAATCGTACTTGAGGTAGTGAGTGCGAAGAGGAACAGGGAATTCTCAATTCCACACCAAGATCTGAACCTTCTTGGATAT GCATGGAAATTGTGGAGTGAAGGAAGGTCTCTGGAGCTGGTAGATGAATCACTTGGTGATTCAGTTGATGAAGCTCAAGTGTTGAGATGCATTCACATAGGGCTTTTGTGTGTGCAAGAGAGACCAGAACAAAGGCCTAACATGTCATCAGTAATCCATATGCTCAATGATGATAAGCCGCTTGCTCCGCCAAAGCAGCCCGCATTTTATCCTCACCAAGAAAGTAGTTCTTCACCCATAAACAATGAAACCTGTTCAAAAAATGATGTTTCCATCACATTGTTAGAGGCAAGATAG
- the LOC107611882 gene encoding G-type lectin S-receptor-like serine/threonine-protein kinase At4g27290 isoform X3 yields MQNLKVLLWFWSFLFSLILRTSTSMDSIALSQSISDGETLISRGGTFEVGFFKPGNSNSQYFGIWYYNVSPLTVVWVANREKPLNNTSGILKVTDQGLVLVDGSTNSTVWSSNMSRKSENRNLVAQILDSGNLVVKDGHDEKQILWQSFDYPSDTFLPGMKLGLDLVTGLERSVSSWKSTDDPSRGYYEAKIDRRGYPQVVITNGTVIMVRLGPWTGLTFSGATLYLRYTQLSNEFVFNEKEIFYEYNLLNISNFVRIVVTTWGNLQSFHWLRQTGSWETLLSMPATQCDKYAVCGANSICSVFNTAFPTCACLNGFEPNYPEKWKESHWSDGCVRITPLSCSKDGFKKLTNMVLPDTSSSWYNKTMNLQECEDLCLKNCSCTAYANLDIRGQGSGCLIWFHDLIDMKEGVNELYIRTTISDLEDNQNNDSSKKKLAGIIVGSALLVMCLVLGLAIYVWRNKPKKPEIFCWKQHACKIENEDVDLPSFELSTIASATNHFSNGNKLGEGGFGPVYKGVLANGVEIAVKRLSKNSQQGLQEFKTEVQLIAKLQHRNLVKLLGCCIQQKEKLLIYEFMPNRSLDYFIFDDSRRKLLDWGKRFQIIGGTARGLVYLHQDSRLRVIHRDLKTSNILLDKGIDPKISDFGLARTFGGDQTVANTKRVMGTHM; encoded by the exons ATGCAGAACTTGAAGGTTCTGCTATGGTTTTGGTCTTTCCTATTCTCACTTATATTAAGAACCTCCACTTCAATGGACAGTATAGCCCTGAGTCAGTCCATCAGTGATGGAGAGACATTAATTTCGCGCGGAGGAACCTTTGAAGTTGGCTTCTTTAAACCAGGAAACTCAAATAGCCAATACTTCGGCATCTGGTATTATAATGTGTCCCCTTTAACAGTAGTATGGGTGGCCAATAGAGAAAAACCACTCAACAACACATCTGGAATTCTAAAAGTCACTGATCAAGGACTTGTTCTTGTTGATGGCAGCACCAACAGCACTGTGTGGTCCTCCAACATGTCAAGAAAATCAGAGAATCGGAATCTAGTTGCGCAGATCTTGGACTCAGGAAACCTTGTTGTTAAAGATGGACATGATGAGAAGCAAATTCTGTGGCAGAGCTTTGATTATCCCAGTGACACATTCTTGCCAGGAATGAAGCTTGGATTGGATCTTGTGACAGGCCTAGAGAGATCTGTATCGTCGTGGAAGAGCACCGATGATCCTAGCCGTGGATACTACGAAGCTAAAATAGACCGTAGAGGCTATCCACAAGTAGTTATAACAAATGGAACCGTTATAATGGTTAGATTAGGACCATGGACTGGTCTTACTTTCTCAGGGGCTACACTTTACTTGCGCTATACTCAACTGTCAAATGAATTTGTATTCAATGAGAAAGAGATATTTTATGAGTACAATCTTTTGAATATATCTAATTTTGTGAGAATTGTGGTGACAACTTGGGGAAATCTTCAGTCTTTTCATTGGTTAAGACAAACCGGCAGCTGGGAGACTCTTCTTTCAATGCCGGCGACACAATGTGACAAGTATGCAGTGTGTGGTGCAAATTCTATCTGTAGTGTCTTTAACACTGCATTTCCAACCTGTGCATGCCTGAACGGATTTGAACCAAATTATCCTGAAAAATGGAAGGAATCACATTGGTCTGATGGTTGTGTTAGGATCACTCCATTGAGCTGCAGCAAAGATGGATTTAAGAAGCTCACAAACATGGTGCTGCCTGACACATCTTCTTCCTGGTACAACAAGACCATGAACTTGCAAGAATGTGAGGATTTGTGTCTGAAAAATTGTTCTTGCACAGCATATGCTAATTTGGATATCCGCGGCCAAGGAAGTGGGTGCTTAATTTGGTTTCATGATCTCATTGACATGAAAGAAGGGGTAAATGAACTTTATATCCGAACAACTATTTCAGATCTAG AAGATAATCAGAACAATGATTCCAGCAAGAAGAAGCTAGCAGGAATCATCGTTGGATCCGCATTGTTAGTCATGTGCTTAGTACTTGGACTGGCAATCTATGTATGGAGAAACAAACCTAAGAAGCCAG AAATATTCTGCTGGAAGCAACATGCTTGCAAAATAGAAAATGAGGATGTTGATCTTCCAAGCTTTGAGTTATCAACCATAGCTTCTGCCACTAATCACTTCTCTAATGGCAACAAATTAGGTGAAGGTGGATTTGGACCTGTGTACAAG GGTGTACTCGCAAATGGGGTAGAGATTGCTGTCAAGAGGCTTTCCAAGAATTCTCAGCAAGGACTTCAGGAGTTCAAAACTGAAGTTCAGTTAATTGCTAAACTTCAGCATCGCAATCTTGTAAAACTTCTTGGTTGTTGCATTCAACAAAAAGAGAAGCTCTTGATTTATGAGTTCATGCCCAATAGGAGTTTGGACTACTTCATTTTTG ATGATTCTAGAAGAAAATTATTGGATTGGGGCAAGCGATTTCAAATTATTGGCGGGACAGCTCGAGGACTAGTCTATCTACATCAAGACTCTAGGCTAAGAGTCATTCATAGAGACTTGAAAACGAGCAATATCCTTCTTGATAAGGGTATAGATCCTAAAATATCAGACTTTGGCCTTGCTAGGACGTTTGGAGGAGATCAAACTGTGGCAAATACAAAGAGAGTCATGGGAACTCA TATGTGA